The proteins below are encoded in one region of Pseudomonas putida NBRC 14164:
- a CDS encoding FMN-dependent NADH-azoreductase: MKLLHIDSSILGDNSASRQLSREVVEAWKAADPSVEVVYRDLAADAIAHFSAATLVAAGTPEDVRDAAQAFEAKLSAETLEEFLAADAVVIGAPMYNFTVPTQLKAWIDRVAVAGKTFRYTEAGPEGLCGNKKVVLVSTAGGLHAGQPTGAGHEDFLKVFLGFIGVTDLEIVRAHGLAYGPEHRSQAIDAAQAQIANELFAAA; this comes from the coding sequence ATGAAACTGTTGCACATCGATTCGAGCATCCTGGGCGACAATTCCGCCTCCCGCCAACTGAGCCGTGAAGTGGTCGAAGCCTGGAAAGCCGCTGACCCGAGCGTGGAAGTGGTGTATCGCGACCTGGCCGCCGACGCCATCGCCCACTTCTCTGCCGCCACCCTGGTGGCCGCAGGTACCCCTGAGGATGTGCGCGATGCAGCCCAGGCGTTCGAAGCCAAGCTGAGCGCGGAAACCCTGGAAGAGTTCCTGGCCGCTGATGCCGTGGTGATTGGTGCGCCGATGTACAACTTCACCGTGCCGACCCAGCTCAAGGCCTGGATCGACCGCGTTGCTGTTGCCGGCAAGACCTTCCGCTACACCGAAGCGGGCCCGGAAGGCCTGTGCGGCAACAAGAAAGTGGTGCTGGTGTCCACCGCCGGTGGCCTGCACGCTGGGCAGCCGACGGGCGCCGGGCATGAAGACTTCCTGAAAGTGTTCCTGGGCTTTATTGGTGTGACCGACCTGGAAATCGTCCGCGCTCATGGCCTGGCTTATGGCCCGGAACACCGCAGCCAGGCGATTGATGCTGCCCAGGCGCAGATTGCCAACGAGCTGTTTGCTGCTGCCTGA